The following coding sequences are from one Haloferax litoreum window:
- the mnhG gene encoding monovalent cation/H(+) antiporter subunit G produces MTPFDAFVLALVAGSVVFAFITLVGFVRLPDVFARAHAASKAETLGALLGLGAAALAVDDGQATLKVGVLAVFVLVTGPTAAHAIVRAAVRSGVPRGLVTVTQAISRVRLHRPTPRREVRSKMVTEWVVAILLTLVVVAALVAALARGILTTLAAFGAYSLGLSLVWLVFRAPDVALTEAAVGAGVTTALFLVVVARTVGFGTYLDASRNSNSLDNSNNADNPNESGGAGDEDYTGEVDTAETGGNARDSSVPRRLSFGTTVLSGVRNVRGLSVVVAVVVTGGLLLTVPALPVVGATDSPGFGPVTEYYVADSAERGIDNVVTAILVVYRGFDTFGEIAVVFTAVVAAVAVLRYGGTK; encoded by the coding sequence ATGACGCCCTTCGACGCGTTCGTCCTCGCACTCGTCGCAGGGAGCGTCGTGTTTGCTTTCATCACGCTCGTCGGCTTCGTCCGACTCCCGGACGTGTTCGCTCGAGCACACGCGGCATCGAAAGCCGAGACGCTCGGTGCACTCCTGGGACTCGGCGCTGCGGCACTCGCAGTCGACGATGGACAGGCAACCCTCAAAGTCGGCGTTCTGGCAGTGTTCGTCCTCGTGACGGGGCCGACTGCCGCCCACGCCATCGTCCGCGCTGCGGTGCGCTCTGGCGTCCCCCGTGGACTCGTGACCGTGACGCAGGCGATCAGCCGAGTCCGTCTCCACCGGCCTACTCCTCGACGGGAGGTGAGAAGTAAGATGGTCACCGAGTGGGTCGTCGCAATACTCCTCACGCTGGTCGTCGTCGCTGCACTCGTCGCCGCGCTCGCACGAGGTATCCTCACGACGCTCGCCGCGTTCGGAGCCTACAGTCTCGGTCTCTCGCTCGTGTGGCTCGTCTTCCGTGCCCCCGACGTCGCACTCACCGAAGCGGCCGTCGGTGCCGGTGTGACGACTGCACTGTTCCTCGTCGTCGTCGCTCGAACCGTCGGGTTCGGTACCTACCTCGACGCTTCACGGAATTCTAATAGTTTGGATAATTCAAATAATGCAGATAACCCGAATGAGTCGGGTGGTGCGGGTGATGAAGATTACACCGGCGAGGTCGATACTGCAGAGACTGGAGGCAACGCCCGCGATTCGAGCGTTCCGCGCCGCCTGAGTTTTGGAACGACGGTGCTGTCTGGGGTGCGAAACGTCCGCGGTCTCTCAGTCGTCGTCGCAGTCGTCGTGACCGGGGGACTACTCCTCACAGTGCCCGCCCTGCCCGTCGTCGGCGCGACAGACTCACCCGGATTCGGGCCGGTGACGGAGTACTACGTCGCTGACTCGGCGGAACGCGGTATCGACAACGTCGTCACTGCAATCCTCGTCGTCTACCGCGGGTTCGACACGTTCGGTGAAATCGCCGTGGTGTTCACCGCAGTCGTCGCCGCCGTGGCGGTTCTACGATACGGGGGGACGAAATGA
- a CDS encoding Na+/H+ antiporter subunit E, protein MSSLFQPGAASGLGHGAIGSRIATSLVAFTFYIFLGDPTDWFDIVTGAVSAVVVALVLGRVVFEHPPTVRTVGTLARAMVFLPYLLFAVVRANLSLAVVLLDPRLPIDPSVVRIPAPDGRLATALLANSITLTPGTLTIDVDGDDIVVHTLTDATREELLAGGLARAVGFVVGHSPVESAEAVFDDSASRGEERTR, encoded by the coding sequence GTGAGCTCGCTCTTCCAGCCCGGAGCCGCGAGTGGCCTCGGACACGGAGCTATCGGCTCTCGAATTGCGACTTCACTCGTCGCTTTCACATTCTACATCTTCCTCGGCGACCCCACGGACTGGTTCGACATCGTGACGGGTGCCGTCAGCGCCGTCGTCGTCGCTCTCGTTCTCGGACGTGTCGTCTTCGAACACCCGCCGACTGTCCGGACGGTTGGCACGCTCGCACGTGCGATGGTATTCCTCCCGTATTTGCTGTTCGCAGTCGTCCGAGCGAACCTCTCACTCGCGGTCGTTCTGTTGGACCCGCGGCTCCCAATCGACCCTTCCGTCGTGCGTATCCCAGCGCCGGATGGCCGACTCGCGACGGCCCTCCTCGCGAACAGCATCACCTTGACACCGGGGACGCTCACGATAGACGTTGACGGTGACGACATCGTCGTCCACACACTTACCGACGCGACCCGTGAGGAACTCCTCGCAGGCGGCCTCGCACGCGCCGTCGGGTTCGTCGTCGGCCACAGCCCTGTAGAGTCGGCGGAAGCAGTCTTCGACGACTCTGCCTCACGAGGAGAGGAGCGAACGCGATGA
- a CDS encoding pyridoxal-phosphate-dependent aminotransferase family protein codes for MTEKREYKDDYPEKKLYIPGPTEVRDDVVQEMCQPMFGHRMDRMTDLYTTIVEDTKEFLGTDNNLMVLTASGTEFWEASTLNLVDENILCTTCGSFSERHANVAERLGKNVDRLEYEWGQAVKPEDVREYLEQSDKHYDVVSCVMNESSTGVRNPIEEIGDVIAEYPGTYFVVDAVSALGGDYVDIDEHNIDVIFASSQKAFAMPPGVAVCVVSDDAYDREVSKDSASWYGGFQRAFDYYDRKGQTHSTPAIPIMLAYRKQMKYMLEEGHKERSDRHREMAEYTQEWAYEHFDMFPEEGYESKTVACIENTQGIDIAATIEGVSEKYDFAFSNGYGSALGEKTFRIGHMGEHDVESIKELTDAIEDVAGL; via the coding sequence GTGACCGAGAAACGCGAATACAAAGACGACTATCCCGAGAAAAAACTGTACATCCCCGGCCCGACGGAAGTGCGCGACGACGTCGTCCAGGAGATGTGCCAACCGATGTTCGGCCACCGGATGGACCGGATGACCGACCTCTATACGACTATCGTCGAGGACACGAAGGAGTTCCTCGGAACCGACAACAACCTGATGGTTCTCACTGCCTCCGGAACGGAGTTCTGGGAGGCGTCGACGCTCAACCTCGTCGACGAGAACATCCTCTGTACGACCTGTGGAAGTTTCAGTGAACGCCACGCCAACGTCGCCGAGCGACTGGGCAAGAACGTGGACAGACTCGAATACGAGTGGGGACAGGCAGTCAAGCCCGAGGACGTCCGCGAGTACCTCGAACAGAGTGACAAACACTACGACGTGGTGTCCTGTGTGATGAACGAAAGTTCGACGGGTGTGCGCAACCCAATCGAAGAGATTGGCGACGTTATCGCCGAGTACCCGGGCACGTACTTCGTCGTCGACGCTGTCTCCGCACTGGGTGGCGACTACGTCGACATCGACGAACACAACATCGACGTCATCTTCGCGTCGTCCCAGAAGGCGTTCGCGATGCCGCCGGGAGTTGCGGTCTGTGTCGTCAGCGACGACGCGTACGACCGTGAAGTCTCGAAAGACTCTGCCTCGTGGTACGGTGGGTTCCAGCGCGCGTTCGACTACTACGACCGGAAGGGTCAGACGCACTCCACGCCGGCAATCCCCATCATGCTCGCCTACCGCAAGCAGATGAAGTACATGCTCGAAGAGGGACACAAAGAACGAAGTGACCGTCACCGCGAGATGGCCGAGTACACCCAAGAGTGGGCGTACGAACACTTCGACATGTTCCCCGAGGAAGGCTACGAATCGAAAACTGTCGCCTGCATCGAGAACACGCAGGGCATCGACATCGCAGCGACCATCGAGGGCGTCTCCGAGAAGTACGATTTCGCCTTCTCGAACGGGTACGGGTCGGCACTCGGCGAGAAGACGTTCCGTATCGGTCACATGGGCGAACACGATGTCGAGTCTATCAAAGAACTGACCGACGCCATCGAAGACGTCGCTGGCCTCTAA
- a CDS encoding formate/nitrite transporter family protein: MSTSKQQSLNGTDAVPSPDRARSGAPSAGEAVGDRFSTDEIFQRVVATADEEVESDSLKLYLSGFAAGLAITITFFLYATGKAAFPADASGLLAPLLYPLGFVYIIMGRYQLYTENTLTPVTLVLTRVASVPSLLRVWVSVLAGNLTGAVVGTFVLANTGVFSVAAADAAVGIGFQGIETPWWDLVFKAMFAGWLVAGLVWLEHAVRDSISRVVLVFLVIYAIPASGLYHIVVSSADVFYLVFTGHVALTTGLWEFAIPVLLGNTIGGVFLVTLINYGQTENRFPEGEGPRERLSLRDWLFSLRISRPAE; this comes from the coding sequence GTGAGTACCTCCAAACAGCAGTCACTGAACGGAACAGATGCCGTTCCGTCTCCTGACCGTGCACGGAGCGGTGCGCCGTCTGCCGGTGAAGCGGTCGGTGACCGGTTTTCGACCGACGAAATCTTCCAGCGTGTCGTCGCAACCGCCGACGAGGAAGTCGAATCAGACTCACTGAAACTCTACTTGAGCGGGTTCGCCGCCGGACTCGCGATTACGATCACGTTCTTCCTCTACGCGACGGGGAAAGCGGCCTTCCCAGCCGACGCGTCTGGGCTTCTCGCGCCACTTCTCTACCCGCTCGGGTTCGTCTACATCATCATGGGACGGTACCAACTCTACACGGAGAACACGCTCACACCGGTGACACTCGTGTTGACCCGTGTCGCGAGCGTTCCGTCGCTCCTCCGTGTCTGGGTGAGTGTGCTCGCCGGGAATCTCACGGGCGCAGTCGTCGGCACGTTCGTCCTCGCCAACACGGGTGTCTTCTCGGTGGCAGCAGCAGACGCAGCGGTTGGTATCGGATTCCAGGGAATCGAGACGCCGTGGTGGGACCTCGTGTTCAAGGCGATGTTCGCTGGGTGGCTCGTCGCTGGCCTCGTCTGGCTCGAACACGCGGTGAGAGATTCTATCTCGCGCGTGGTGCTCGTCTTCCTCGTCATCTACGCGATTCCAGCGTCCGGCCTCTACCACATCGTCGTGAGTTCTGCCGACGTGTTCTATCTCGTGTTCACAGGCCACGTCGCACTCACGACAGGGTTGTGGGAATTCGCCATCCCGGTGCTGCTCGGGAACACCATCGGCGGCGTGTTCCTCGTGACCCTCATCAACTACGGCCAGACCGAAAACCGGTTCCCAGAGGGAGAAGGACCACGCGAACGACTCTCCCTCAGAGACTGGTTGTTCAGCCTGCGTATCAGCAGACCAGCCGAGTGA
- a CDS encoding monovalent cation/H+ antiporter complex subunit F produces MTSALLSNGLLVGAAALGFVVIALLWRVVVGPTTADRVVAVNVIGTSVVVIIALLGVALGEVGFLDIALVYGLLNFLLSLGLARLSLDGGETR; encoded by the coding sequence ATGACGTCTGCACTCCTCTCGAACGGACTGCTCGTCGGTGCAGCAGCGCTTGGGTTCGTCGTCATCGCCCTCCTCTGGCGCGTCGTCGTCGGCCCGACGACTGCCGACCGCGTCGTCGCCGTAAACGTCATCGGGACGAGCGTCGTCGTCATCATCGCACTCCTCGGTGTCGCGCTCGGAGAGGTCGGCTTCCTCGACATCGCGCTCGTCTACGGCCTGCTGAACTTCCTCCTCTCGCTCGGCCTCGCGCGACTCTCTCTCGACGGCGGTGAGACGCGATGA
- a CDS encoding class I SAM-dependent methyltransferase: protein MDPEENHRGWAERSGDYSPAYYAEIGPNEVSETLATVFDHYVSTDAKILEIGCSSGRHLSHLLDHGYKNLTGIDLNDDSFEAMAEYFPELAQTGTFHTGAIEEFVPEFRDDQFDVIYSVETLQHVHPDDEWVFEELARASADLVITAENEGNSPQRGRDGAEVSYVNDDFPLFHRNWKQVFSDIGLAQLLEEPGKRDTVRVFRVL from the coding sequence ATGGACCCCGAGGAGAACCATCGTGGCTGGGCCGAGCGGTCGGGTGATTACTCACCGGCGTACTACGCCGAAATCGGACCGAACGAGGTGAGTGAGACGCTTGCGACTGTCTTCGACCACTACGTGAGCACCGACGCCAAGATTCTCGAAATCGGGTGCAGTTCGGGTCGCCACCTCTCACACCTCCTCGACCACGGTTACAAGAACCTCACCGGCATCGACCTCAACGACGACTCGTTCGAGGCGATGGCCGAATACTTCCCAGAGTTAGCCCAGACTGGGACGTTCCATACGGGCGCAATCGAGGAGTTCGTCCCCGAATTCCGTGACGACCAGTTCGACGTCATCTACTCCGTCGAAACCCTCCAGCACGTCCACCCCGACGACGAGTGGGTGTTCGAGGAGTTAGCCCGCGCCTCTGCTGACTTGGTCATCACGGCTGAGAACGAAGGAAACAGTCCGCAACGTGGTCGCGACGGTGCAGAAGTGAGTTACGTCAACGACGACTTTCCGTTGTTTCACCGAAATTGGAAACAGGTGTTCTCAGACATCGGCCTCGCTCAATTGCTCGAAGAACCCGGGAAGCGCGATACTGTTCGAGTCTTCCGAGTCCTCTGA